From one Geoalkalibacter halelectricus genomic stretch:
- a CDS encoding FitA-like ribbon-helix-helix domain-containing protein — MSSLTIRNIDDEIKKQLRLRAAAHGRSMEAEVRHILREALSGPTASDLVQRIRGRFRDCGAELEFPQRQSVRTPPKLD; from the coding sequence ATGTCCAGCCTAACCATTCGCAACATTGACGACGAAATAAAAAAGCAGTTGCGCCTGCGGGCTGCCGCTCATGGGCGGTCCATGGAAGCTGAAGTCCGACACATCTTGCGCGAGGCACTATCAGGGCCCACGGCGTCGGATCTTGTCCAGCGCATCCGGGGGAGATTTCGCGACTGCGGCGCCGAACTTGAATTTCCCCAACGTCAATCCGTTCGCACTCCGCCGAAACTGGACTGA
- a CDS encoding type II toxin-antitoxin system VapC family toxin: MSDILLDTNVLSELMRPHPDRQVLAWFSRHAGLRLSISAVTKAEILFGIGLLPKGKRRTALEAAAHEMFEEDFGKNCLAFDALAADFYADVVLGRRRAGLPITTEDAQIAAIALSHKMPLATRNTRDFAKIDGLTIIDPWNDE; encoded by the coding sequence ATGAGCGACATTTTGCTCGACACCAATGTACTTTCCGAGTTGATGCGTCCGCATCCCGACAGGCAAGTACTCGCCTGGTTCTCGCGGCATGCAGGGCTGCGCCTGTCGATCAGCGCCGTCACTAAGGCCGAAATTTTGTTTGGTATCGGATTGCTGCCGAAAGGCAAACGGCGCACCGCCCTTGAGGCGGCGGCGCATGAAATGTTTGAGGAGGATTTCGGCAAAAACTGCCTGGCTTTCGATGCCCTTGCCGCCGATTTTTATGCGGATGTCGTCCTCGGCCGCAGGCGAGCCGGCCTACCGATCACCACCGAAGATGCCCAAATCGCCGCAATCGCTTTATCACACAAGATGCCCCTGGCCACCAGGAACACACGCGATTTCGCCAAAATCGACGGTCTTACGATTATCGATCCATGGAATGATGAATAA
- a CDS encoding transposase codes for MPRLARLDLPDLLQHVIVRGVNGSDIFADDDDRRWFLQRLSGLLTETQTECFAWALMSNHLHLLLRPRRATLAHLMRRLLTGYAISFNRRHNRTGHLFQNRYKSIACEENSYLLELIRYIHLNPLRGGLVDDLAALDTYPWCGHAVLMGQARFEGQLVGEVLGLFAEDAQQGRVRYRAFVADGLDLEAREDLVGKRPAGGAKADAEESFDSRILGGQEFVEQLHARQVAIPRQAGRVSLEGLVQRVCEYYGVNSEDLQTNTRAAQIVKARSVISYLAVRQAGYSGVKVGERINLGRAGVSRAAVRGEAVVRKNLGLLGLVDE; via the coding sequence ATGCCACGCTTAGCTCGCCTCGACCTTCCCGATCTCCTCCAGCACGTCATTGTGCGTGGAGTCAACGGCAGCGATATTTTCGCTGACGATGACGACCGGCGGTGGTTTTTGCAGCGTCTTTCCGGCCTCCTCACGGAAACGCAAACCGAGTGTTTCGCCTGGGCGCTGATGAGCAATCATCTTCACTTGCTGCTGCGGCCGCGCCGCGCCACCCTCGCTCATCTCATGCGGCGACTGCTCACCGGCTATGCCATTTCCTTCAACCGGCGCCATAATCGCACCGGCCACCTGTTCCAAAATCGTTACAAATCCATTGCCTGCGAGGAGAACTCCTACCTCCTCGAACTGATTCGCTACATCCATTTGAATCCCCTGCGGGGCGGGCTCGTCGACGATCTCGCAGCCCTTGACACCTATCCCTGGTGCGGCCACGCGGTATTGATGGGACAGGCGCGATTTGAGGGACAATTGGTGGGTGAGGTGCTGGGGCTTTTCGCCGAGGATGCACAACAGGGGCGGGTCAGATATCGCGCCTTTGTCGCCGATGGTCTAGACCTTGAGGCGCGCGAGGATCTGGTCGGCAAGCGACCCGCCGGTGGCGCCAAGGCCGACGCAGAGGAGTCCTTCGACAGCCGGATTCTGGGTGGACAGGAGTTCGTCGAGCAACTGCACGCTCGGCAGGTGGCGATCCCGCGCCAGGCCGGCCGAGTTAGCCTTGAAGGTCTTGTGCAGCGGGTCTGCGAGTATTACGGCGTTAACTCGGAGGATCTGCAAACCAACACCAGGGCAGCCCAGATCGTCAAGGCGCGCAGCGTTATCTCTTACCTCGCCGTACGCCAGGCAGGGTATAGCGGGGTCAAGGTCGGCGAACGCATCAATCTGGGGCGTGCGGGTGTGAGCCGCGCGGCGGTGCGGGGTGAGGCGGTGGTGCGTAAGAACCTTGGATTGTTGGGGCTGGTTGACGAGTAA
- a CDS encoding AbrB/MazE/SpoVT family DNA-binding domain-containing protein: MEIVRLSSKGQFVLPKSIRDRHHWEAGTEFIIIERGSELIIRPARVFPPSELEAPDAPSVYQGKALSLEEMDQAVRDEAGKHR; the protein is encoded by the coding sequence ATGGAAATCGTTCGGCTTTCAAGCAAGGGGCAATTCGTCCTGCCCAAGTCCATTCGCGACCGTCACCACTGGGAAGCAGGCACGGAATTCATCATTATTGAGCGCGGCTCTGAGTTGATCATCAGGCCGGCGCGCGTTTTTCCTCCATCAGAGCTTGAGGCACCCGATGCACCTTCTGTTTATCAGGGCAAGGCTCTTTCTCTCGAGGAAATGGATCAAGCCGTTCGCGATGAGGCGGGGAAACATCGATGA
- a CDS encoding type II toxin-antitoxin system VapC family toxin yields MIALDTNILVRYAVKDDRRQTALATRFLAEHRCFILKSVLLECAWVLSSPSGYNLPRVIVHERLLHILGLPNIEMEDAVHVAQALAWYAEGMDFADALHLCGATNLEGIATFDRKFSSAVEKGECVPPVILLR; encoded by the coding sequence ATGATCGCCCTCGACACCAACATCCTTGTGCGTTATGCCGTCAAGGATGACCGCCGGCAGACCGCCCTTGCAACCAGATTTCTTGCCGAACATCGTTGCTTCATTCTCAAAAGCGTGTTGCTCGAATGCGCTTGGGTTCTCTCTTCCCCATCCGGATACAACCTCCCGCGCGTAATAGTCCACGAACGCCTGCTTCACATTCTGGGGCTCCCAAACATTGAAATGGAAGACGCCGTCCACGTCGCCCAGGCACTTGCCTGGTATGCCGAGGGAATGGATTTTGCCGATGCGCTGCATCTGTGCGGAGCGACCAACCTTGAGGGAATCGCCACCTTCGATCGCAAATTTTCTTCTGCGGTAGAAAAAGGCGAGTGCGTCCCGCCGGTCATTCTTCTTCGGTAG